The genomic stretch CTAGAATACAGTAATAGGGGATCCTGCGACTCAGGTGAGCACTGCGTGGAACTCTGGTTCTGCCTGTGGGCACAGTGGCCTCCATGCTCCCCTAGAGCCAGCTAAGCTCTGGAGGAACAGTCCTCAGAATCACAAGAGAAGGGAATTGGCAGGCCTGGTTAACACACCGACACAGAGCAGACAAGTACTATGTTACAAGGGATTCCACTCGTCACTGCTGGGAAATGTCATATCCGTGTCAATGACAGTTCTGGCGCCTGTTCACCTACCCCTCTTGAGTTTTATGGTTACTTCTGTAGGATGAATTCAAAACTGTAGGAACGTATAAGGGGGCTAAAATATTCTCATGCAAGTCTCCAAACCCATAAACTATGCTGCTATTAATTAAAACAAaggaattattaattaaaaaaaaagataaaaggacaGCTGGGTTAGTTTTGTTAAGCTTCCAAAAGTATTCGCTGTGATGACGTTCTTCTGAAACAGGCTCGTTTTCTCAGATCTGCCTACATTTTCCAAATCACCTGCACATTCCATGCTTGAAAGTAGGAACGCTCAGAAAACACGCCACACAGGGAAATCAAACGTTGTAAACCATGCATTTCAGTAAGTTCTTTCTGCTCACAGAACAGGGTGAGCAGCTGAGTTGGAGCAGCCGCTGCAACTCTTGTGTCGTGTGATGACAATGTGggtcccagctgagccacaagaggtATCTCAGTGGGGCTTTATCTCTTAGGCTTCTTGCTTACATCACTAAGCAGCTACATGGTCAGCGCTTTTCTGCTCTATGATAAACATGCAGAAGAATCAATCTACCTAAGTATTTATTTCCTAATTGCAGCCATAGAGAAATAAACTTTGCTGCAGGCTTGCTTTTTGCTAAATCCTAATATGATCACTGTGTGCCCTTAACTCAAGTAgtaactgtaaaatgggagaaaagacaGAAGGAGCGACTCTGAAGAGGTGAAAGGCCGCTCTTGCCCTATGGGTGGTGCCAGGCAGAGGGCAAGGACACAAGGAACAAGACTCAAATTCCATTTTACAGGACAGGAGCCCCTGTCACTTTACAGCTTTTTGGCACAGTCGGGGCAATACACTTGATCCTGATGGAAAACAAAGCACTTGTTGGCCAGATTCACGGAGCATTTTTTGCAGTGGAAGCAGTAGTCGTGCCAGGATTGTCCTTCATAGGCCACCACACTGGAGCCTTTACCAAACCCTgtggaggaaacagaagcagacaagaGCGACAGCTGAGTGGACACAGGTGGCAGCCAGGCTGCCGCCTTGCCCATTCATGGAGCCGACAAGCACGCAGGCTGCATCCGCCTGGCGCCCGGCCCCCCGCTCCACCGCGCACTGTCCCCCACGCCGCCGGGACCTGAGAAGATGCCAGAGCTCCGCCGAGGGCCCCCTGCTCTCCAGAACCCACATCCCCAGCCACCGCCATCGCCCTGTGACTGACGCGCACCGACCTCCCAGCACAACCAGTTTCTTTGATTTAGGTCAGGGCCATGGCATCAAAGTGGCCACCAGGAGGCAAACTTGGGCTGTTTGTGGGGTGTGCACTTACCGGGCCTCGAGGAGCTGCTAAGCTTcgatttttttctataaagaacCACCACCCACGAGGGACAAGTCCTCTCTCCACCCGGATGCCTGCCCCGGAGGTTGGCGCTGGGAAACAGGGTGAGAGGCAAGCGTTTCCCGTGGCACACTGGGGGCTTCCTAGCTTTAGAGACTGGGTGGCTCACTCTTGACACAGTCCTTTTCCCTGAGGATGGCAAAAGTCTTCTCAAATGTACATTTCAAGGCTCCCCGGGAGATGGGAAAATTGGAGGCGGGGGGGAGAGGGCCCAGGGCACGTGGACCGCGGCCGCGAGATGAGGAATGAAGTGATTAGCTCGGCTCCTGATCGCAAAAGAACTGCCCACCAGCACCTCTGAGCTAGCCTTCCGCTACGGGGTGTTCTCATCCCAGCTTCTCACGCTCtggcctcccccctccccgcctcccccacccAAGCTCACCGTGCTCctctcccccgcctccccccagcACCCCCCGCTCCGCGCAGTGCCTGCCCGTGGCCGTGGGTCCTAGGCTCGTGATCTCCGGCAGCAGCGTAAGTCAGCAGTAGTCGTGAGTGTTCTGTGTTGCAAAGGCTAACCTGGCCTGGGGGAGAATCCAAACTACTTGGGGGCCTTTGGGACCACAATGGCAGGGGGAGAGGGGCATTCTTTCGGGCCTTTGTGGATGAAACCGACGACGTAGGAAAATGAGAGATGGTTACCATGCGCAAAACCTAGCCTGGCAGACTTAGCAAGGACTCTTTAGCCTACCAGTGATTGGGTTCTTGCATCCAGCACACTTCTTGGCCACAAAGTTCTTGTAGCAATCCACGCAGTAATACTGGTCCTCCACAGCGGTGAAACGCTGCCCAGCCAGCTTCTTAGAGCAGGTAACACACACAAAGCACTCGGCATGCCAGGGCTGATCCTGGTAAGTGATTCCTCCAGATGTGATGGCCTAGACCAGGGAGTGTAGCACCGGATTCAGATTCAACAACCATTTTGTTGAATGCCtactacgtgccaggcactgtgctgggcgcTCTGGTTTATAGTATCTCATTGAATCACCACAACGGCCATGAGAGGCAGGTGCTATTATTATCCGCCagttacagatgaagacactgaggctcagagaagatgaGCCCCTGTGCAAGGTTACTACATAGCAACTGGGTGCAGGAGGCCGGCCTCCAGAGCCAGCGTGCCCTTGGACAGCCTCCCTTGGCCTGGGCGCTGCTTTCTACTACcacagtctcctcatctgtaaaacgagaATGACAATTCCTACGTCACAGGGCTGTCGTGAGGATGGAATGGGAGAGTGTGTGTGCCAGTGCTCTGCAAACTGTCAAACACTGCTAGAACTCCCTTGACACGCACCTTGTTGCATTTCACGCAGTGCTTGGCAAACTTGGCCTCATGGCAAGTCACGCAGTAGAAGTCCTCCCCTTTAGGGAAGAAGCTTCCTGTCCCAATGACTTGCTTGCAGTTGCTGCAGGTGAAGCAGTCTTTGTGCCAGACAGTGCCCTTGTATTCCACGTTCTGATCTCCTGTGGGGGGGGGGAAGCGAAGGGGTAGCCCCACTGGCAGTGCCCTGCAGGGGGCTGCATCCACTCGGGGTGCGGCCTGGGCCCTCCAGAGTGGATGGAATGCAGGCCCTGCAGTGCTTGGCCCCATGCGGGGAGTTCTCCACCATGTCCTGCATGTGGTCATGCCCACCCAGACTCGCAGGAAGGGAACCCCGGCCGTAGTGATTTAGGGTCAGATGCCTGaatccccactcccccacccccatggccTTTGTGGATACAGAGATGCAATGTGACCCGGAATTACACCTTAAGGAAGAAGCATGCTTCGATCACTTACTATCCCAAATGAGAAAGCGCTACATACTTTTCACTTCCTTCTCTTGCCACAGACAGttctctccagtgttcttttaGCTGccaggtgtgtgcgtgtgtgcaagcatatatgtgtacacatatattcaGGTATATATATGCGTGCATATATACGCTGAACTCCAGCATCAGCTCCCCGCGGCTCCAGCCCCATCCCCGCAAGCAACCCCTTGCCACGTCTGCCCTCAGGGCCTCCTCCCTGGCTGCCCCGGGGCTGAGTGTGGCTGGTACCTGCTACAATGGGCTTGAGGCAGCCCTTGCACTTGGGGTTGTCCTCCCGAGTGGTGCACTTGTTGCACAGGATCTTGTTGTCCTTGGCCACGAAGGTCTCACTGGCCAAGGGCTGGAGGCACTTAGAGCAGCGGAAGCAGGTGTCGTGCCAGTAGCGGTTCTTGTAGTGCACCTCCTGGGAACCGAGCAGTAGCCGGGCATGGTAAGCAAGACCTCCCACAAGACCACACagtccccccgcccccctgcccaGAGCCCAAGCAGAAGGGCCAGGGCCCCATCCACATCCCCCCCCGGCCCCGCCCGCCTGCCCCCCACAGCCGCCACTGCCTTGGAGTCGGCGCCGATGGGCTTGCGGCACTCCACACACGTGTTGGCGCAGAACTTGTCGAAGCACTTGAGGCAGCAGTGGTGGCCGTCCTTCTGCACGTACTTCTTCCCCTGCAGGTTGTCTCTGCAGTAGTGGCAGTTGAACTTCTCAGCCACGGTGCCTACTTTATAGCTGGAAGGACCTGTGAGGGGTGAACGGGAGGGACAAAGAGCCAAGGGTTAGGCTGGAGAGTGTGCCTGAGGGGCTCCAGGGAGGCCACCCCGGGACCCAGGCAACAGGCACCTCACCAAGATACCCGCGACAAAAGCATCCTGCCATGAGTCCCTGGCACCCTGAAGGGGGGGTGCGGTTGGTGAgcgagggcagggctgggatgggCAGGCTGGAGAGGGGAGGCTGGTCTACACCAAAGGACATGCTGCTCTGGGTCGAGTCTGCAGGTGGCAGCTCGTGGGCTCCCCCTTCACAGGAAGGAGGTGCCCAGATCCTCACTAGAGACCCAACCAGGAGCCCCGTCACCCTCCCCAACTTTCTCAGCACAGAGAGTATCATCTGGAGGCCCCACTCTCCTGGCTACAAAGCTCAGTTCCTCTGAACAAAAACTTACTGCTGACTCTGGACCACGCTAGGCATGGAAGCAATACTTAGTCATTTGGTTTAAATGtctgcatttattttaaacatgccAGAGCACTTTTTAATCCCTACAAAGATCCTAAAGAATTATTACAAGCTACTTGACTAACTTTTGAAGCCCAAGCATTCAGGCAAAAGAGGACTTATTAAAATGGCATCTCCATAGGTACCAGCCAGTTTTGCAAGTGAAAACGATCTGTCACAGTGACGTTTGGTTTTGAGATGAGCCAAAATCAAATTCCCCTTCATTAGAGCATGAGAAGATCAATATGGTTAATAAACTATACGATTTAGgacatttgcttttttaaaaaaaaattgcaactgTAAAGTATAATGACTTTATGCAGAGtagcgaaagtgttagtcgctcagtcgtgtccaactctttgtgaccccatggactgtagcccgccaggctcctctgtccgtgggatttcccaggcaaggatactagaatgggttgccatttccttctccaaagtagcAACAAACATCTGGAAGGAAATGAACAATACAGCCATTTTTTAATCACGCCAAAGGAAACGTAacacttaggtataaatctaacaaaatgtgTATAGGATATCAgtgctgaaaattttaaaatgaagatgcaagaaatcaaggatttaaataaatggagagacacaccttgttcatggattggaagacccaacatagtaaagatgtcaattcttcccaaattGATCTGTAGATTTAAATGCAATTCCtgtcaaaatcccagcaagatgTTTTATACCTATAGACAAGATTATTCCAAAACatatatggaaaggcaaaggaactagaaTAGCTAAATCagttctgaaaaagaataaagtggaaTGGATTACCCTACCTAATGTTAAGACTTAACTATGCCTACAGTAATCCAGGCAGTATATCAGTAGTTCCTCCTTGAATATGTGCCACTAGATCTATGCAACCTTGAATCTTGACTATCAAAAACATAGTTGGGTCACAGTGTGTgaaaaatagactcatagatCAATGGAATCGAATAAGGATCCTAGACTAGATGAATGCAAATAGGTTCAATTGATTTTTTATGAAGACCCAAAAGTGATccaatagagaaagaaaagcatttcccAATAAAGGAGGCTAGAATCATTAGACATCCatatataaaaccaaaatgaCCCTCAACCTAAACCTTAcaccatttacaaaaattaacttcaaatgataacagatttaaataaaaacaaaattaattttaaaaattcagaagaaatCATAGGACAAAATCTTTGATATCTAGGGCTAGAGAAAGAGTTCTTAGGACATGATGCTAAAACCTTGAttcataaaattttttgaaattaataaattagacattatacaaattaaaacttttcCCTGGCAAGATCcattaagagagtgaaaagatcAGGTAGAGACTGGGAGAAATTATTTATAAGATGGGTTCACTTCctgaggctgccataacaaatcatCATAAATTTGGTGgtttaaaacagcagaaatgtgtTCCCTCACAGTTCTGCAGGCCAGAACTCAAATATCAGAGAAAGGTATCAGCCTTTCTCTGAAGGCTGTAAGCAAAGAactcttccttgcctcttcctaatTTCTCATGGCTGCTGGCAAATCCTTGTCATTCCTTGGCTGCAGATGCATTGCTCTAATTCCAGCTTCCTTTGCCACATGGTGTTCTCCTTAAGTGTCTGGGCccaaattttcctctttttatgagGACATCAGCCATTGGATTAGGGTCTGTCCTCCTCCAGTATGACTTCATTTTACcttgattatatctgcaaagatcctatttccaaataagctcACTGTCATAGGTACTGGAGTTTGGGGGGAACACAATTAAACCCACAACTTAAATCATATATTCAACACAAGCTCTGTATTCATTATataaaaagaactctcaaaactcaacagtaaaaacacAAATCCATCCAATCATAAAACAGGTAAAAAAACATCAGCAGATATTTCACCAAAGAGAAGATGTGTGGCAAATAAGCATAGGAACAAATGTTAAATGTCATTAGCtactggggaaatgcaaattagaaccaCCAAGAGTTGTTACTACACACTTATTAGAACAGTTAAAAATTAGTGATAATAcgtggtgaggatgtggaaaaactgtATCACTCATGTaccactggtgggaatgtaaaatggtacagacacTCGGGAAaaaagtttggcaatttcttatcattttaaatgtatacttaccatatgacccagcaatcacactcttggggataaagaaatggaaacttagGTCCACACAAAAAGTGTTCACTATTGTTCATAGCAGTTTTACTTGAAATAGCCAAACACTGATAATAATTCAAATACTCTTCAGTGAGTGATGGTTGCACAAACTCTGGTATATGGTggaatacagtaaaaaaaaaaaaaaaagaaagaaagaaagaaatgagctattgaCACATGCAACAATTTGAATGGATCTCAATGGCATCATGCTtagtgaaaaaaattattctcaaaaGGTTATATAccgtatgactccatttatacaATACTTTAAAATGACAAAACCTCAGAGACGcagaacagatcagtggttgccatcGGAGAGGGATGGGGGTTAGGTGCAAATCCAAAGACACAGCACCAGGGAGTTACTTTGTGGTAATGGAAACAGTTCTGTGTCTTGATTGTGGTAGTGGTTATACAAACCTATACTTGGGATAAAATTACATAGAGCTATATACACATAAGtgaatgcagttttaaaaattgtggaaaatGAATAAAGTCTTCAGTTAACAATATTATACCAATGtcaattttctgattttgatattgtatTACAGTTATATAAGAATGTTGCCATTGGGGGAAGCTGAGGGCAGCGTGTGCAGATCTTTCTACTATTTCTGCAACTTCCTGTGTGTCTATAATGATTTCAAAGCTTTGTTAATCGTCTGAATGCCAGGTGTGTGGAttccattaaattatttttatcatctttgcAGGATCATCAGAGTTATTATAAGCTCTGTgtagtaataataacaatttaTCAAGCACTTAGTATGTGTGAGctactgtgctaagcattttacattcTGATTTGATTCATGCTCTAGCCAGAAGAAATAGGTAGCATCATGTCACCTACCTTTTATAGATCAGGAAACTTAAAATTGGAGAAGTTCTGTAATTTGCCCCACGTCACAGGGCCTTAAGTGGCAGAACAAAGGCTTGAATATGGATCCATCTGACTCCAAAAGTGTGTGATGAAAAACACAATGCCATAATGACTCCAAAATGAGGCATATGTCAGTTGCCTTAGTGTCTGGAACACGACCGATATCCCGTGACCTGCAGGCTTTGACTATCATCATCTTCACCATCACAGATGACCCCAACTTACAATGGTTCAACTTTAGGAAGGTGTAAAAGCGATATGCATTCAGTAGAAATCTGACTTCAAATTTGGAGTTCAATCTTTTCCCAGATTAAGGATATGTGGCAGGAGACTCTCTGTGACGCTGAGCAGGGGCAGCCACCACAACTCCTCTTCAGCCACATGACCAAGAGGGTAAACAACCAATATACTTATAGCCACTCTGTACCcagacaaccattctgtttttcactttcaggataGTAttcaatacatttgaaaaaaatcatttaattattttttagggGGCACCACTTCGAgtagcttatgggatcttagttccccaaccggaaATTGAACCCGCACCCTCGGCTGTGAAAGTgtagagttctaaccactggataccagggaattcccagaattcAGTGAATTACAGGAGCTACTCCAATTTTATTATCAAagaggctttgtgttagatgattttgcccatcTGCAGGCTAACATAAatgttctgagcatgtttaaggtagTAGGCTATGGCATTCTGTAGGCTAGGTGCATTAAATGCATTTGgacttactgatttttttaaactgatgatgTGCTTATCGGGATGCAACGCCAGTGTAAATGGAGGAAAATACGTATTTACTAATTGTGGTCTTACCTTTAATATTGAGAAACATCTGGTCCTTATGCTTAGGGCAATGCGAATAGGGCCATAAGAAAGAAGTCagattctcatctgtaaaaatcatcaaaataacGACCTCACACGGTTATTGTGAATTTTGTGTAAAATtaaaggtgataatatacatgaaGAGTGCTTTGTAAACAGCAAAGCTCCTCTGATGCTAGCTGCATTCTCTTTTATTCTATTACTTTACCTAGAGATTGGCAGCTAAAAAGCTTTTTGCCTCTCAGCCATGCCACAATCCACAAGCTCATCACCCTGCTCTCTCGCTGTGTGTTTCTATGGCATCACCATAGTTTCTAGACTCTCTTACAGAAATATTAGGTGAAAGGCAGTTTAACGGAAGGAATCGGTGAATGCAATTCAGAGAACTCCATCCTCTCCAGCTTGAAGCAGAGTTTAGCTGAGCAGCAGGTCACatatccactgtttttccattcaTTGCTTCCAGATTCCTTTTGCAAAGCTTAAAGGGATGAacttagagttttaaaaattattattttattgaattataattgcTGTACAACATTATCTAGGTTAGAGGTGTACACTATAGTGACTCACAATTTTTAActgttatactccatttataattaatgtaaaatattggctatattccttgtgttgtaaAATCTATCCTTGTAGCTTCTATTATACCTTAAACTAAtgcaagcatgcatgctaagtcacttcagtcatgtctgactctttgtgttcctatggaccatagcccaccaggctcctctatccatgggattctccaggcaagaatactgcagtgggttgccatgccctcctccaggggatcttcccaacccagggattgaacacaggtgtctttatgtcttctgcattggcaggcgggttctttaccactagcaccatctgggaaacctAATGGTTTATACCAAATAGAGTTATTTTTGAGGGTTTCAATAATTGATAGGTTTCCCCCAAATCATCTTTCCTCCTAGTGTAGAATTTCACAGTTGTCCCTCTACATCAGGGGTTGGTTCACTATGACCAGTGAGTCGAATATGGCCTCCCATTTGTTTTTGTATGCTCCTTGAGCTAAGTGtttttgtctttactttttttaggacttccctggtggctcagactgtaaagcgtcagCCTAcatacaatgcgggagacccgggttccatccctgggtcaggaaggtcctctggagaaggaaatggcaacccactccagtactcttgcctggagaatcccacagatggaggagcgtggtaggctatagcccatggtgtcacaaagagttggacacgactgagcgacttcactcactcactttactttttttataGCTTgagtaaaaagtaaaacataatagaatatttcacaacataaaaattacatgaaattcacaCTTCAGTATCCATAAATAGACTTTCATTGGAACGTAGATACTCTCATGGTTCAGACAGAATTGAATAGGTGTAAACGGAAAATATTTCCTAGCTGGCCCTTCACAAATGAAGCTTGCTGACCCCTGCTCTACATGATAAGAATATCAATCATCTTATCttcgaaacagaaacagactcacagacatagacaacagacttgtggttgccaaggggcgGGTGGTGATGGAGGAGGCATagattgggagtctgggattagcagatgcaaactatcacatgtaggatggataaacaacaaggtcctactgtatagcacagggaactatattcaatatcctgcgaCGAACCATAATGGAgaggaataggaaaaagaatgtataactaaatcactttgctacacagcagaaattaacacagcattgtgaaacaactatacttcaataaaataaattctaaaaagaagAACATTGATGATTCGTATTTCCAACCAAATCTATCTCCCACACTGTATCACAAGCCTTTTATAGGGAAAGacccctttttttctctctctttgtatCCCACAAGTTGCCTGGCGCAGTGTTTTACTCATAATAGACAATTGAtgagtgtttttttaaacaacagaactGGATCAGATTTCCATTGCATCTGGGTTTCTGAAGTGTCACCAGGCAGAATTCTTTATACTCAAGCCATTCCATTTCAGTGCCTGAGGTCAGTTGTAGAGATGCTACGGGTAAAATAATATTACAATCAATAGCAGAAGGAGTCGAGAATGATAGTTCTGTTTCAGTGTCTGTTGTTTTTTACTCTTGGAGAGGACTTTCTCAATATAGACGTTCTCAGAAAACCCCAAAACCATAACAAAGATGGATACATTAGACTACACAATAATAAAGAAtgtatgtatggcaaaaccacctaAACGAAGTAAAGAGATAAATGAACTGAGGAGAAGAATTAATATCAGATAAAGAACAAAGTTCCCCAAATGAACAGCTTTCACAAATCAATAGGAAAAAAGACCAACAAGCCTTAGAAAAATAGATGAAGATGAACACACAGTTCACAGAAGAGCAAATAAAAATAGCTGttgacatatgaaaagatgctcaaaggGGTCCTAAGAGCAACCCTGGGTCATGGCTAGTTCTTGCCCTTGGGAGGCAGTGGAACCTGTGAGAAGTCCAGCACGAATCCACCCTTGCCCATCATCATCGCTCAGGGCACTGGCATTTCATTCAGCAGTCCTTACCACGCACCTGCTGCAAAACAGACTGTGCGCACAGTACTTAagtgcttatctttttttttttctaaattgaagtAGCATTCATACCCAGCACCTatcaaaattaagaatattttcattgcccTGGAAAAATATCTTATACTTCTTATACTTCTTTCCAGTCTATCTCTGCCCCAGacctttattttgatttctatcaTCATGGATTAGTTTCACCTCTTggagaacttcatataaatggaatcatatagaaaaaaagaaggtGCTCAGCTTCAgtaataataagagaaatgcaaatgtaaACACCATGATATAATTTTTGCTGCCTGTAACACTGACAAAGCTTAATGACACAGTTCATTCTTGAAAGTGTGGGGAAGTAAGCGCTCTCATGCATTGTTGATAGAAGCATACATTTTCTC from Bubalus bubalis isolate 160015118507 breed Murrah chromosome X, NDDB_SH_1, whole genome shotgun sequence encodes the following:
- the LOC102395439 gene encoding four and a half LIM domains protein 1, with translation PLALCPSRSPLTGPSSYKVGTVAEKFNCHYCRDNLQGKKYVQKDGHHCCLKCFDKFCANTCVECRKPIGADSKEVHYKNRYWHDTCFRCSKCLQPLASETFVAKDNKILCNKCTTREDNPKCKGCLKPIVAGDQNVEYKGTVWHKDCFTCSNCKQVIGTGSFFPKGEDFYCVTCHEAKFAKHCVKCNKAITSGGITYQDQPWHAECFVCVTCSKKLAGQRFTAVEDQYYCVDCYKNFVAKKCAGCKNPITGKRTVSRVSHPVSKARKPPVCHGKRLPLTLFPSANLRGRHPGGERTCPSWVVVLYRKKSKLSSSSRPGFGKGSSVVAYEGQSWHDYCFHCKKCSVNLANKCFVFHQDQVYCPDCAKKL